The proteins below come from a single Salvelinus alpinus chromosome 18, SLU_Salpinus.1, whole genome shotgun sequence genomic window:
- the LOC139544010 gene encoding uncharacterized protein isoform X3 encodes MSLSYILLIYVAGVAVKESCADSVPTPTIVISPAYINVATPVTVRCESPEGTECNFYRDQETKPIRKVDYKQGACQFKLLWNEFKKWNKTEVDLSCVILQNKEGKTIKTSKPSDARRLNVGDPIGKPRVNVEKIVNYLNLRCEAKAGTSCYFYLNNGDSHFKKQLYKDNVCVGRVAAEELHRKRSSAGEIFITCAVELVVEGEDTVTSQHSEPLGITIDVLNPPGATSSPSASGLNTTDQEKTSSNVTAQGRVSSLPVFLIIIILGAGSLFLVLLAGSVLCVLQRKCGVQGRPVNTGSPPEQQDQTPPCVYSVITKPSRDEEEDTSLQYATVTSTGDRASIQYATVKSTGNQDGPGRTKIKFEIAGEYALLAES; translated from the exons ATGTCTTTGTCTTATATTCTTCTCATTT ATGTTGCCGGTGTTGCGGTAAAAGAAAGTTGTGCAG ATTCAGTTCCCACTCCCACTATTGTAATTTCCCCTGCGTACATCAATGTAGCTACACCTGTTACAGTACGCTGTGAGTCACCAGAAGGCACAGAGTGCAATTTCTACAGAGATCAGGAAACCAAACCTATAAGAAAAGTGGATTACAAGCAGGGTGCTTGCCAGTTCAAGTTGTTATGGAATGAGTTCAAAAAGTGGAACAAGACTGAAGTAGACCTCAGCTGTGTAATTCTACAGAACAAAGAAGGTAAAACGATCAAAACCTCTAAACCTAGTGACGCTCGAAGACTTAATGTGGGTG ATCCAATTGGAAAGCCCAGAGTTAATGTGGAGAAGATTGTGAATTACCTCAATCTTCGATGTGAGGCCAAGGCTGGCACCTCATGCTACTTTTATCTGAACAATGGTGACTCACACTTTAAAAAACAGCTCTACAAAGACAATGTCTGTGTGGGGAGAGTGGCAGCGGAGGAACTGCATAGGAAGAGAAGCAGTGCTGGAGAGATTTTCATCACCTGTGCTGTGGAGCTGGTGGTAGAGGGTGAAGATACTGTGACATCACAGCATAGTGAACCCCTCGGTATCACCATAGATG TATTAAATCCTCCAGGAGCAACTAGTTCCCCATCAGCGTCCGGTTTAAACACAACTGATCAGGAGAAGACAAGCAGCAATGTCACAGCCCAAGGAAGAG TTTCTTCACTTCCAGtgttcctcatcatcatcattctgGGTGCTGGTTCCCTTTTCCTGGTTCTGCTAGCTGGGTCTGTGCTGTGTGTTCTCCAACGCAAGTGTG GGGTTCAAGGCAGGCCTGTAAATACTGG AAGCCCACCTGAGCAGCAAGACCAAACCCCACCTTGTGTCT ATTCTGTCATCACAAAGCCGTCTAGGGATGAG GAAGAGGACACTAGTCTGCAATACGCTACAGTGACATCTACTGGTGACCGAGCTAGTATTCAATATGCAACAGTGAAATCTACCGGTAACCAAGATGGACCTGGGCGCACCAAGATCAAGTTTGAAATAGCTGGAGAGTACGCCCTCTTAGCAGAATCATAG
- the LOC139544010 gene encoding uncharacterized protein isoform X5, with translation MSLSYILLIYVAGVAVKESCADSVPTPTIVISPAYINVATPVTVRCESPEGTECNFYRDQETKPIRKVDYKQGACQFKLLWNEFKKWNKTEVDLSCVILQNKEGKTIKTSKPSDARRLNVGDPIGKPRVNVEKIVNYLNLRCEAKAGTSCYFYLNNGDSHFKKQLYKDNVCVGRVAAEELHRKRSSAGEIFITCAVELVVEGEDTVTSQHSEPLGITIDGATSSPSASGLNTTDQEKTSSNVTAQGRVSSLPVFLIIIILGAGSLFLVLLAGSVLCVLQRKCGVQGRPVNTGSPPEQQDQTPPCVYSVITKPSRDEEEDTSLQYATVTSTGDRASIQYATVKSTGNQDGPGRTKIKFEIAGEYALLAES, from the exons ATGTCTTTGTCTTATATTCTTCTCATTT ATGTTGCCGGTGTTGCGGTAAAAGAAAGTTGTGCAG ATTCAGTTCCCACTCCCACTATTGTAATTTCCCCTGCGTACATCAATGTAGCTACACCTGTTACAGTACGCTGTGAGTCACCAGAAGGCACAGAGTGCAATTTCTACAGAGATCAGGAAACCAAACCTATAAGAAAAGTGGATTACAAGCAGGGTGCTTGCCAGTTCAAGTTGTTATGGAATGAGTTCAAAAAGTGGAACAAGACTGAAGTAGACCTCAGCTGTGTAATTCTACAGAACAAAGAAGGTAAAACGATCAAAACCTCTAAACCTAGTGACGCTCGAAGACTTAATGTGGGTG ATCCAATTGGAAAGCCCAGAGTTAATGTGGAGAAGATTGTGAATTACCTCAATCTTCGATGTGAGGCCAAGGCTGGCACCTCATGCTACTTTTATCTGAACAATGGTGACTCACACTTTAAAAAACAGCTCTACAAAGACAATGTCTGTGTGGGGAGAGTGGCAGCGGAGGAACTGCATAGGAAGAGAAGCAGTGCTGGAGAGATTTTCATCACCTGTGCTGTGGAGCTGGTGGTAGAGGGTGAAGATACTGTGACATCACAGCATAGTGAACCCCTCGGTATCACCATAGATG GAGCAACTAGTTCCCCATCAGCGTCCGGTTTAAACACAACTGATCAGGAGAAGACAAGCAGCAATGTCACAGCCCAAGGAAGAG TTTCTTCACTTCCAGtgttcctcatcatcatcattctgGGTGCTGGTTCCCTTTTCCTGGTTCTGCTAGCTGGGTCTGTGCTGTGTGTTCTCCAACGCAAGTGTG GGGTTCAAGGCAGGCCTGTAAATACTGG AAGCCCACCTGAGCAGCAAGACCAAACCCCACCTTGTGTCT ATTCTGTCATCACAAAGCCGTCTAGGGATGAG GAAGAGGACACTAGTCTGCAATACGCTACAGTGACATCTACTGGTGACCGAGCTAGTATTCAATATGCAACAGTGAAATCTACCGGTAACCAAGATGGACCTGGGCGCACCAAGATCAAGTTTGAAATAGCTGGAGAGTACGCCCTCTTAGCAGAATCATAG
- the LOC139544010 gene encoding uncharacterized protein isoform X2 — translation MSLSYILLIYVAGVAVKESCADSVPTPTIVISPAYINVATPVTVRCESPEGTECNFYRDQETKPIRKVDYKQGACQFKLLWNEFKKWNKTEVDLSCVILQNKEGKTIKTSKPSDARRLNVGDPIGKPRVHVEKIVNYLNLRCEAKAGTSCYFYLNNGDSHFKKQPYKDNVCVGRVAEEELQRKRSSAGEIFITCTVELVVEGENTVTSQHSEPLGITIDVVNPPLATSSPSVFSVIKPVQEKTSSNVTAEGRVLNPPGATSSPSASGLNTTDQEKTSSNVTAQGRVFLIIIILGAGSLFLVLLAGSVLCVLQRKCGVQGRPVNTGSPPEQQDQTPPCVYSVITKPSRDEEEDTSLQYATVTSTGDRASIQYATVKSTGNQDGPGRTKIKFEIAGEYALLAES, via the exons ATGTCTTTGTCTTATATTCTTCTCATTT ATGTTGCCGGTGTTGCGGTAAAAGAAAGTTGTGCAG ATTCAGTTCCCACTCCCACTATTGTAATTTCCCCTGCGTACATCAATGTAGCTACACCTGTTACAGTACGCTGTGAGTCACCAGAAGGCACAGAGTGCAATTTCTACAGAGATCAGGAAACCAAACCTATAAGAAAAGTGGATTACAAGCAGGGTGCTTGCCAGTTCAAGTTGTTATGGAATGAGTTCAAAAAGTGGAACAAGACTGAAGTAGACCTCAGCTGTGTAATTCTACAGAACAAAGAAGGTAAAACGATCAAAACCTCTAAACCTAGTGACGCTCGAAGACTTAATGTGGGTG ATCCAATTGGAAAGCCCAGAGTTCATGTGGAGAAGATTGTGAATTACCTCAATCTTCGATGTGAGGCCAAGGCTGGCACCTCATGCTACTTTTATCTGAACAATGGTGATTCACACTTTAAAAAACAGCCCTACAAAGACAATGTCTGTGTGGGGAGAGTGGCAGAAGAAGAACtgcagaggaagaggagcagtGCTGGAGAGATCTTCATCACCTGTACTGTGGAGCTGGTGGTAGAGGGTGAAAATACTGTGACATCACAGCATAGTGAACCCCTCGGTATCACCATAGATG ttgtaAATCCTCCATTAGCTACTAGTTCCCCATCAGTGTTCAGTGTAATCAAACCTGTTCAGGAGAAGACAAGCAGCAATGTCACAGCCGAAGGAAGAG TATTAAATCCTCCAGGAGCAACTAGTTCCCCATCAGCGTCCGGTTTAAACACAACTGATCAGGAGAAGACAAGCAGCAATGTCACAGCCCAAGGAAGAG tgttcctcatcatcatcattctgGGTGCTGGTTCCCTTTTCCTGGTTCTGCTAGCTGGGTCTGTGCTGTGTGTTCTCCAACGCAAGTGTG GGGTTCAAGGCAGGCCTGTAAATACTGG AAGCCCACCTGAGCAGCAAGACCAAACCCCACCTTGTGTCT ATTCTGTCATCACAAAGCCGTCTAGGGATGAG GAAGAGGACACTAGTCTGCAATACGCTACAGTGACATCTACTGGTGACCGAGCTAGTATTCAATATGCAACAGTGAAATCTACCGGTAACCAAGATGGACCTGGGCGCACCAAGATCAAGTTTGAAATAGCTGGAGAGTACGCCCTCTTAGCAGAATCATAG
- the LOC139544010 gene encoding uncharacterized protein isoform X1 produces the protein MSLSYILLIYVAGVAVKESCADSVPTPTIVISPAYINVATPVTVRCESPEGTECNFYRDQETKPIRKVDYKQGACQFKLLWNEFKKWNKTEVDLSCVILQNKEGKTIKTSKPSDARRLNVGDPIGKPRVHVEKIVNYLNLRCEAKAGTSCYFYLNNGDSHFKKQPYKDNVCVGRVAEEELQRKRSSAGEIFITCTVELVVEGENTVTSQHSEPLGITIDVVNPPLATSSPSVFSVIKPVQEKTSSNVTAEGRVLNPPGATSSPSASGLNTTDQEKTSSNVTAQGRVSSLPVFLIIIILGAGSLFLVLLAGSVLCVLQRKCGVQGRPVNTGSPPEQQDQTPPCVYSVITKPSRDEEEDTSLQYATVTSTGDRASIQYATVKSTGNQDGPGRTKIKFEIAGEYALLAES, from the exons ATGTCTTTGTCTTATATTCTTCTCATTT ATGTTGCCGGTGTTGCGGTAAAAGAAAGTTGTGCAG ATTCAGTTCCCACTCCCACTATTGTAATTTCCCCTGCGTACATCAATGTAGCTACACCTGTTACAGTACGCTGTGAGTCACCAGAAGGCACAGAGTGCAATTTCTACAGAGATCAGGAAACCAAACCTATAAGAAAAGTGGATTACAAGCAGGGTGCTTGCCAGTTCAAGTTGTTATGGAATGAGTTCAAAAAGTGGAACAAGACTGAAGTAGACCTCAGCTGTGTAATTCTACAGAACAAAGAAGGTAAAACGATCAAAACCTCTAAACCTAGTGACGCTCGAAGACTTAATGTGGGTG ATCCAATTGGAAAGCCCAGAGTTCATGTGGAGAAGATTGTGAATTACCTCAATCTTCGATGTGAGGCCAAGGCTGGCACCTCATGCTACTTTTATCTGAACAATGGTGATTCACACTTTAAAAAACAGCCCTACAAAGACAATGTCTGTGTGGGGAGAGTGGCAGAAGAAGAACtgcagaggaagaggagcagtGCTGGAGAGATCTTCATCACCTGTACTGTGGAGCTGGTGGTAGAGGGTGAAAATACTGTGACATCACAGCATAGTGAACCCCTCGGTATCACCATAGATG ttgtaAATCCTCCATTAGCTACTAGTTCCCCATCAGTGTTCAGTGTAATCAAACCTGTTCAGGAGAAGACAAGCAGCAATGTCACAGCCGAAGGAAGAG TATTAAATCCTCCAGGAGCAACTAGTTCCCCATCAGCGTCCGGTTTAAACACAACTGATCAGGAGAAGACAAGCAGCAATGTCACAGCCCAAGGAAGAG TTTCTTCACTTCCAGtgttcctcatcatcatcattctgGGTGCTGGTTCCCTTTTCCTGGTTCTGCTAGCTGGGTCTGTGCTGTGTGTTCTCCAACGCAAGTGTG GGGTTCAAGGCAGGCCTGTAAATACTGG AAGCCCACCTGAGCAGCAAGACCAAACCCCACCTTGTGTCT ATTCTGTCATCACAAAGCCGTCTAGGGATGAG GAAGAGGACACTAGTCTGCAATACGCTACAGTGACATCTACTGGTGACCGAGCTAGTATTCAATATGCAACAGTGAAATCTACCGGTAACCAAGATGGACCTGGGCGCACCAAGATCAAGTTTGAAATAGCTGGAGAGTACGCCCTCTTAGCAGAATCATAG
- the LOC139544010 gene encoding uncharacterized protein isoform X4, protein MSLSYILLIYVAGVAVKESCADSVPTPTIVISPAYINVATPVTVRCESPEGTECNFYRDQETKPIRKVDYKQGACQFKLLWNEFKKWNKTEVDLSCVILQNKEGKTIKTSKPSDARRLNVGDPIGKPRVNVEKIVNYLNLRCEAKAGTSCYFYLNNGDSHFKKQLYKDNVCVGRVAAEELHRKRSSAGEIFITCAVELVVEGEDTVTSQHSEPLGITIDVLNPPGATSSPSASGLNTTDQEKTSSNVTAQGRVFLIIIILGAGSLFLVLLAGSVLCVLQRKCGVQGRPVNTGSPPEQQDQTPPCVYSVITKPSRDEEEDTSLQYATVTSTGDRASIQYATVKSTGNQDGPGRTKIKFEIAGEYALLAES, encoded by the exons ATGTCTTTGTCTTATATTCTTCTCATTT ATGTTGCCGGTGTTGCGGTAAAAGAAAGTTGTGCAG ATTCAGTTCCCACTCCCACTATTGTAATTTCCCCTGCGTACATCAATGTAGCTACACCTGTTACAGTACGCTGTGAGTCACCAGAAGGCACAGAGTGCAATTTCTACAGAGATCAGGAAACCAAACCTATAAGAAAAGTGGATTACAAGCAGGGTGCTTGCCAGTTCAAGTTGTTATGGAATGAGTTCAAAAAGTGGAACAAGACTGAAGTAGACCTCAGCTGTGTAATTCTACAGAACAAAGAAGGTAAAACGATCAAAACCTCTAAACCTAGTGACGCTCGAAGACTTAATGTGGGTG ATCCAATTGGAAAGCCCAGAGTTAATGTGGAGAAGATTGTGAATTACCTCAATCTTCGATGTGAGGCCAAGGCTGGCACCTCATGCTACTTTTATCTGAACAATGGTGACTCACACTTTAAAAAACAGCTCTACAAAGACAATGTCTGTGTGGGGAGAGTGGCAGCGGAGGAACTGCATAGGAAGAGAAGCAGTGCTGGAGAGATTTTCATCACCTGTGCTGTGGAGCTGGTGGTAGAGGGTGAAGATACTGTGACATCACAGCATAGTGAACCCCTCGGTATCACCATAGATG TATTAAATCCTCCAGGAGCAACTAGTTCCCCATCAGCGTCCGGTTTAAACACAACTGATCAGGAGAAGACAAGCAGCAATGTCACAGCCCAAGGAAGAG tgttcctcatcatcatcattctgGGTGCTGGTTCCCTTTTCCTGGTTCTGCTAGCTGGGTCTGTGCTGTGTGTTCTCCAACGCAAGTGTG GGGTTCAAGGCAGGCCTGTAAATACTGG AAGCCCACCTGAGCAGCAAGACCAAACCCCACCTTGTGTCT ATTCTGTCATCACAAAGCCGTCTAGGGATGAG GAAGAGGACACTAGTCTGCAATACGCTACAGTGACATCTACTGGTGACCGAGCTAGTATTCAATATGCAACAGTGAAATCTACCGGTAACCAAGATGGACCTGGGCGCACCAAGATCAAGTTTGAAATAGCTGGAGAGTACGCCCTCTTAGCAGAATCATAG